Below is a genomic region from Brassica rapa cultivar Chiifu-401-42 chromosome A08, CAAS_Brap_v3.01, whole genome shotgun sequence.
CAAAGTAAACAACTCAAACAACAAAAGCAAATacataaaataacttaaattaaaaaaaattaaaacaattttaCTTTTTCAGTAAGGTCTCTGTCTTCcatttgcatatatatataaaaacaccaAACCAGATCccattttattatttgaaaaaataaggAAGAGAAAAATGGGTTGCCGTCAAATATCAGTGATAGTTTTATTCCTTTGGGTGTTCCAGTTTGCAGACAAGACCGTCGTAAGCTCGGCCGTAGAAGAGAAAGGAACGGTGTTTGTGTACGGAAGAGCGGCCGTGGGAACAGTAGACGAAGACTTCATCTGCGCCACTTTGGATTGGTGGCCACCTCAGAAATGTGACTACGGAACTTGTGCTTGGGACCATGCTTCGATTCTTAACCTGGTTTTCTTCTCCCtctcttttacaattttttccGTCTTGTTTCCGTCGAAAACAATGCAACTTgtgtattttaaaaagaaaaaaagaaaaagaaaaacacttcACGTGTATTATAAGTCGGTGTGTAGCAGGCTTTTTCTTGAAAATCTTTACTTTCTGTTGAAAATCTTTTACCAAGAAATAAAACAGTagaagtttatttttattttattttattttagtagaGGTTCACTCTGTATGGTGAGCTAGTATAGCTTTTTTGAGCTAGTATAGCTTTAAGAGGTGGATTTGCagttttttcatgtttttgggATGTTGGGTGATTAACCTTCTGGCTTTATCTCTGGAAATCATATATCTGCCGACTATTAGCTAAGATCTTGATGTGGTCTCTTTTCTGTTGTTTGAgacgatttttttttgtttgtttgtttcttttagaaatggaattaataaaatagaaaagaacATTGTAGATATTTTATAGAACTCCATTTATTACTCTTTTTACCATTTATGGAACGTGAAGTCAAATATCATTATGTACCAAGATCCAAATCCAATGCCATTTTAGTAAAATGAAGCGTACTTTAACTTGGATATATGTTGATCTTTCTTGCAGGACCTGAATAACACTATTTTTCAGAATGCAATCAGAGGTATGTAACCATATCATATTTCTGATAATTCTAAATCTTAATGTTCAAAATTTGAcatttttcaatttcaaaaaaaaaaaacagaatttgCTCCATTGAAAATAAGAATAGGAGGAACATTACAAGACTTGGTGATATATGAGACACCAGATCAGAAACAGCCTTGTCTTCCTTTCACCCAAAACACTTCCCTTCTCTTTGGCTACACACAAGGATGTCTGCCCATGCGCCGATGGAACCAGCTTAATGACTTCTTTAGCAAAACCGGGTAACCTTTaaattctctctttctttcgACTATGTGTTTACATCCTCTCTTACATTCTTGTGTGGTCTCAATCAGAGCTAAAGTCATCTTCGGGCTGAATGCACTCTCTGGTCGGAGCATACAATCTAATGGCGAAGCCGTAGGAGCCTGGGATTACACCAATGCTGAATCATTCATCCAATATATAGTACAGAACAACCACACGGTCGATGGTTGGGAGCTCGGTATGTCACCTGACATAACAATATGCAAATATCTTTACATTTtctaatctttttttaaaaaattcctCAATAGGCAATGAGCTGTGTGGAAGTGGTGTTGGTACAAGAGTTGCAGCAAGTCAGTATGCTACGGACACCATAGCTCTTCGAGACATTGTGAACCGGGTTTATAAGGATGTGAGTCCCATGCCACTGGTGATAGGCCCTGGTGGTTTCTTTGACGCTGCTTGGTTCACAGAATACTTGAGCAAAACTGAAAACTCTCTCAATGCCACCACTCGTCACATCTACGACCTCGGTCCAGGTAAAGGCTTCACATCATCAAGCAGCTTAGCTTCTccattttcccttttttttatcttctgaatgaaaaaaaagaaagaattacATTAATGATGGATTAGGAGTGGACCAGCATCTGATAGAAAAGATTCTAAACCCTTCGTACCTGGACCAAGAGGCAATAACGTTCCGCAGCCTAAAGAACATAATTAACAACTCCTCAACAAAGGCTGTGGCATGGGTTGGTGAGGCTGGTGGCGCTTACAACAGCGGTCGTAATCTTGTCTCTAATGCGTTCGTTTATAGTTTCTGGTAAGAAAAGGACATCataccagaagaagaagaagataaacataTTAGCTTGACTTTTACtcaaaaatgatattatattGCACGATGGTAGGTACCTGGACCAGCTTGGTATGGCATCAGTTTATGATACAAAAACTTATTGTAGACAGTCTCTGATCGGAGGAAACTATGGTCTGCTAAATACTACTAATTTCACTCCCAATCCTGACTATTACAGGTaattaatactccctctgtttcataatagatgaaGTTTTGGTTCTttgcacacatattaagaaattatattttctaaacaaaaaatcaataaaatataattttaaactattttatttaattataaacaaaaattataaaaacacaattggttacacagttttttataaagttaaaattacATAGATATGtttgaaaacatcatctattatgaaacaaaaacaatcacctaaaacatcatctatattgaaacggagggagtataaaagATGAAACCTGtgaacaaattttaaaattttaaccaaGTGATGCTGCTTGTCAAACTGCAGTGCTCTGATCTGGCGACGACTTATGGGAAGAAATGCATTGTTCACAACCTTTTCCGGAACCAAAAAGATACGTTCATACACCCATTGTGCAAGACAATCGGTAAGTCATAGTTTCCATACATGtaactcagaaaaaaaaaacgcattATTTCTTCTTGAAGtaactatttaatttttaatcatgCAGAAAGGGATCACAGTGTTACTGATGAACCTGGACAACACTACAACAGTTGTGGCGAACGTAGAGCTAAATAACACTTACAAACTAAGACACAGGAAGACGTCTCAGAAAATAGCAAGGACTTCCCAGATGCCTTGGGTCTCTAATGGTGAAACCCAAAGAGAAGAGTACCATTTGACAGCAAAGGACGCAAATTTACACAGCCAGACTATGCTACTCAACGGTCATGCACTGCAGGTTAACTCGATAGGTGACATACCTCCACTGGAACCGATACATGTAAACTCAACAGATCCAATAACAATAGCTCCATATTCTATTGTGTTTGTGCATATGCCCAACGTTGTTGTACCTGCATGTGCTTAGGGGAGCTGCTGCATGTTGGACTTTTATGACAGCTCCATTCAATTATTTGATTAGAAAAAGAAGTGTACCTATCTTTCAGAACAAACTTTATAGACCAAATAAACGCAATGAAATAATTTCCAaacacttctttttcaaaaatttatttctGTTTTAACAGTTTCAAACTGGTTGGGACTGTACAGACGGTCCCACTAGAGAGTTAGAACGAAGCTACAAGAAAAGCTTCTTCTCGTCACCAAAGCCACAGCGACTTCTCCCCATGTAAAATTTATTGTGTTCTTCGTTAGAACGAACATTAATGAGGTTGTTGGAGAAGTAACTCTCTTAACTAATATTCTTCATTCCTAGAAAGCATCAAAGAGCGTTATACAGCAAATAGGTTATCCATAGATAAATTATAAACCTTTTTGAGCCTTTTAGAAGCTATTTACGTCAGTGCTTTTATGTTTGCATGTTAAGGAAAAAACACAGGAAAATAGCAAAGTTACCTAACCATACTAATGCATTTTGCTGTGCACTTGCTTGAATATTCAAGCGTAAACCTCTGAGCACATCACTGGCTCTACAACTGTTGACAGTTTAACTAACAATGTTACAGGCAAGTGTATACGTTTTAGCCcgtttatattaaatatttaagttcaTGGATGAATAAGCACAAACAAATATTAGAAGCATATAAGTAATCAAGATCTGGTTTAGGTAGTAAAGAAAAAGAGCAAAGAGTTGGACGAATATCTTCGCCTATACTTAGTAAGCAAATCAACTGGCAATCCAGTCAACCACAACACTCTTGATATAATGCTTCTTCAACTTTCTCCGTCTAATGTTCTTTCCCCTGCATTCATGCgcatttttgttttcacttagcTCTGCAGTTACTACTTTAAGCGTTAGTAAAGAAGTGAACTAGCAAACTCACCAGTACTGGTTGTATAACACAAACTCATCTGTTGCTACTTTCTTCCCATCATCATTGCGGTTCCAGTGGTATACCGCATGTGTTCGGTTTTTTATGTCCAGAGTGGAGTGCCCGTAGCTAGCTTCTCTAAATGCAGAATAATCTGGCTGTGGTTCCATAAACCTGAAACCAAAAGAGGCTCAGCTCAAGTTTTAGTCTTTTAGTTGTAGGTTAACTGTATCACATTCCAAGGCTCATTGTCAGATATGATCATGTCACGCACCTTCCCGCAAGACCTTCTTGATTTCCTCCGTCTCCAACTGTGATATAAACAGGAGCTGACGTATCAGGAACCGGGAAACGATCTCCACTTGACACATTATACCGCACATTTGATACTCGGTACTGATGatttaaaacaaacaaagattttataatgaagcatacacaaaaaaaaacactaaggAGAGTTTTAAGTTAAATGAAGTTTATGTTACCGATCTCTCGTAGGCATGAACATGTCCAGCAAAGACTACATCAACTCTGTATTCGACAAACCATTCCTCAAAAGCTGCTCGCATGCTTTCACCCTCCTTGAAGTGTGCTTCATTACTGTTGTAAATAGGGGAATGCATCAGAACAATTAGCCAAGGAGTTTTCTCCCTGTCAACTCTTTTGAACTCTGCATCAAGCCATCTCCACTGCGGGGTATACTTCACTGCACAACAGTCACATCTACTCAGTGGTATAAACCAACCTTTTATTTATAAGACAAGTGTTAGAAGCAGAGAGGATGATGATATTACCAAAAGGAGAATAACTGGAGAGGACAATGATATGCGCGGAGGCACGCCTAACAGCATACCAGAGAGGATTGCTACTTTTTGAAGCCAAGTATGGCGTAGTGTAACGCTCAAGGTAATTCTTGAAAGGTGTCACTTCCCCCTGTAAAAAAAGACAGAATAGAGTAACAAGTTACAACTAACTAAGAGAGTACTAAGATGAGTCTCAAGATATATATGTTACCATGTATGGCATGTAATCGACTTCGTGATTGCCTGCAGACCAGAGCCAGGGTTGATAAGCGGTACTGGGCTCCACgaaacggccccaagtatcccATCTGACACCAACATCGTTATATTGATATCTGTCAGCGTAAGAGAGATCTCCAAGGAATAAGACGGCCTGAGCTCCACTCCGCATGTAGTGTTCCAACGTGGACAAGGAGTTGAACGTTTGGCCCAGGTCGCCTAACAATGAAATCTTATAAGAAAGAGCAGCAGTAGCAGAAGATCAACTCAGTTGAGAGACAATAAGTGACATACCTATGATACCAAACTTGTAAGATGCATCTGGATGTACATGGGGTGGTGTAACAAACCAAAACTCCCTAGAAGATTCACCACTTTCAATCTTGTAATAGTACTTTGTATTATACTGCAATATTAACCCCCAATAATTTGcatttgaatgatatataaactAAGATCAGATAAAAATATGCAGTTCCATGTGGGTACTGTTGTCACCTCAAGGCCAGAGAGAAGGCAGTGATGGGTGTAGCCAGACTTGTATTTGTAGAAAGTGTAGTTTGAGAAAGTGCCTTTAGCCACAAAGTCGTATTTGCCCTGGACGGCGCCGTAATGGACTGTGCTGGAGCCAGGCTCATCAGGAGTCACCCAAGAGACGATAACTGCCTTTCCATCATAATCACCTTGTGTTATATGTacctaatttaatttaattaaattaattattacatGTTTGTTAGTTAGGCTTTGAATGTTATAAACCGCCCCGCACCgaaacagtaacaaaaatctttacttataccatatatctatacgtttttataactgtaaaAACCCCATagcagttgaaccgcttgtctCGTACCGCTAAATCCgctaatttaatttaatttaattaattatcacCTTTAGTTTCTCGattcaaataaaagaaaaacagtGGGTAAGAGGACTCACTTGTTGTGGAGCGTTGTAGCCTTTAGGGACTTTGAAAACTTTGTGGTCGAGTGGAATATCAACGGCGGGCCATTCGGACCGGACATAGCTACTTGTGATCCCGCCTTCTCCTTGTAAAACTAAGCTCAACAACACAGAGACTACCACCACCAGCAAATGATGAATCTCCATACCCCGAATCATCACTCGTTCTACCTGTCGCAAAATCAAAACATCGATCTGAGAAACACGTTTTCTATTCTACGATCCGAAGATAATGAGGAAGAGACGTGATTGAGAAAAAGTCGAGGTGGGGGGGAGGGGGAAGTGATTGATTGATACCACCAAAGTAAAGTTGAAGGAGAGATGATCTCGATGATGATGCACTGCATTGTGTCCCTCACATTTATCAACTATCTCTATCTACATACGTGGACCTTTCTCATTGGCTTATTTCTTTTATGCACCCAGACTGGATTTGGATCTCTTAACTCTTAAGCATAATAAACGTAACATTTAACCAATGTTCACCAAGTTGAGAGATTATTATTCCGGACTAAGCAAAAGCCTCCTTCCTCTTTTGAAGCAAATACAGATATGGAAGAAAAAGTCTTCTCGATATCATTTGAATGTAGGTCCCTATTTTATTTGGCTTCTTGATTCGATCCGGATCAGAATATTGGCTATTTATTTGGAATCCATGTGATTTAGATTATATAGATCAGAATGTCCGTAACTATTCCACATATATTTTCTAATATACTTGTCTtaatactttatataataactatatacTAGGTGACCTGCGCACGAtgaaatactttaaaaaatatattaatattacataaataaaattttgttaaaaaaatttattttatattatggattttttagttaataaattttagttattttggtttataacaaattttatcGTTTGAATAGATTAAATTAGTGGTTACATGTAAATTAAATTGCCATATaagaatttttcttttgaaatactgcgtataagaatataaaatcaattattacatataaaattttagaatataaaatcaattattacatataaatttttagCTTATATATTCATTATCATTAATACATAGATTATATTACATGTTTAGTATATTGCAACTATAACCGTTCCTCCAAGTATATTATATACgtgtatttaaaaaatttggccAATATTCCAGCTAAAACTCTGATTGGTAACTATCGCTTAATCGcggaaaaaataattaagctgcgaaaaaaaattaagccatagaaaaatttaaaagttgtgGAATTGTGGAATACATATTAAAATgattaaactattttatatggtattcaattttttataataataaaaaatatcaataattaaACTAGTTATTACAAAATgcgaaactaaataaaatttatttaaaatattttaattcttattATAAATATCTAGCTTATCTTTcaatatgttttaataatatattgacatttaataatatacaaattatattataacttTATTTACGACATAACTATttaccattataaaaaaatattgctatgtattttaaaatttaagatagTATTAGCATATAATGTATCAATATGAAAATgttgattttgtaattttttccGCTATAATCTACTAAAACTAACTTTTCTACTTAATAGAATctctcttaatatttttttgtgagcAAAAACCCAAACCTGCATTtttgcgttttttttttcatttcacgatatttttttgtttgcttaaaTAGTTGCGGAATCACGTTTCATACGCCATTCCGCAAAGTTACCAATCAAAGTCTAAATTGTAAATAAATGGAATATCTGATATGTAAATTAATTGTATTCATCCAGTCcccgtatatatatatatatatttggacaCTATCAATAATAAATACGCTTAGTATATTAGTGTatagttattttaataaaatatataaaacactatcaataataaataaaactaatatatatgaGTATAATAGTTTCGATGGCAGAGAGTTACTTTTAGATGCATAAAATGACTTGAAACCTTGAGTAATTGTCTAGAGTTTAAACACATATTTCATAATAAAAACTATTAAGAATCATCACATTTAACTCTCGCAAACCATATAGCAGATCAAATATTATAAAGCTTTCATTTGAACAAACAATATGTAATTGTTATATGTGCGAATACAAAGTTTAAATTTTCAATCTTTGTGATGCTTATATTATTTGTTACATAATTCTCTGTTTTTGAATGTAGTAATTTCTATAATGTTATCATGAAACAAAGTTTGTACTTTTAAGGGAAGTTATTATTCGAAAACTTTATCTTGTGTGaagttattat
It encodes:
- the LOC103833744 gene encoding heparanase-like protein 3, which translates into the protein MGCRQISVIVLFLWVFQFADKTVVSSAVEEKGTVFVYGRAAVGTVDEDFICATLDWWPPQKCDYGTCAWDHASILNLDLNNTIFQNAIREFAPLKIRIGGTLQDLVIYETPDQKQPCLPFTQNTSLLFGYTQGCLPMRRWNQLNDFFSKTGAKVIFGLNALSGRSIQSNGEAVGAWDYTNAESFIQYIVQNNHTVDGWELGNELCGSGVGTRVAASQYATDTIALRDIVNRVYKDVSPMPLVIGPGGFFDAAWFTEYLSKTENSLNATTRHIYDLGPGVDQHLIEKILNPSYLDQEAITFRSLKNIINNSSTKAVAWVGEAGGAYNSGRNLVSNAFVYSFWYLDQLGMASVYDTKTYCRQSLIGGNYGLLNTTNFTPNPDYYSALIWRRLMGRNALFTTFSGTKKIRSYTHCARQSKGITVLLMNLDNTTTVVANVELNNTYKLRHRKTSQKIARTSQMPWVSNGETQREEYHLTAKDANLHSQTMLLNGHALQVNSIGDIPPLEPIHVNSTDPITIAPYSIVFVHMPNVVVPACA
- the LOC103833746 gene encoding bifunctional purple acid phosphatase 26 isoform X1, whose protein sequence is MQCIIIEIISPSTLLWWYQSITSPSPPPRLFLNHVERVMIRGMEIHHLLVVVVSVLLSLVLQGEGGITSSYVRSEWPAVDIPLDHKVFKVPKGYNAPQQVHITQGDYDGKAVIVSWVTPDEPGSSTVHYGAVQGKYDFVAKGTFSNYTFYKYKSGYTHHCLLSGLEYNTKYYYKIESGESSREFWFVTPPHVHPDASYKFGIIGDLGQTFNSLSTLEHYMRSGAQAVLFLGDLSYADRYQYNDVGVRWDTWGRFVEPSTAYQPWLWSAGNHEVDYMPYMGEVTPFKNYLERYTTPYLASKSSNPLWYAVRRASAHIIVLSSYSPFVKYTPQWRWLDAEFKRVDREKTPWLIVLMHSPIYNSNEAHFKEGESMRAAFEEWFVEYRVDVVFAGHVHAYERSYRVSNVRYNVSSGDRFPVPDTSAPVYITVGDGGNQEGLAGRFMEPQPDYSAFREASYGHSTLDIKNRTHAVYHWNRNDDGKKVATDEFVLYNQYWGKNIRRRKLKKHYIKSVVVDWIAS
- the LOC103833746 gene encoding bifunctional purple acid phosphatase 26 isoform X2, encoding MIRGMEIHHLLVVVVSVLLSLVLQGEGGITSSYVRSEWPAVDIPLDHKVFKVPKGYNAPQQVHITQGDYDGKAVIVSWVTPDEPGSSTVHYGAVQGKYDFVAKGTFSNYTFYKYKSGYTHHCLLSGLEYNTKYYYKIESGESSREFWFVTPPHVHPDASYKFGIIGDLGQTFNSLSTLEHYMRSGAQAVLFLGDLSYADRYQYNDVGVRWDTWGRFVEPSTAYQPWLWSAGNHEVDYMPYMGEVTPFKNYLERYTTPYLASKSSNPLWYAVRRASAHIIVLSSYSPFVKYTPQWRWLDAEFKRVDREKTPWLIVLMHSPIYNSNEAHFKEGESMRAAFEEWFVEYRVDVVFAGHVHAYERSYRVSNVRYNVSSGDRFPVPDTSAPVYITVGDGGNQEGLAGRFMEPQPDYSAFREASYGHSTLDIKNRTHAVYHWNRNDDGKKVATDEFVLYNQYWGKNIRRRKLKKHYIKSVVVDWIAS